The Falco cherrug isolate bFalChe1 chromosome 3, bFalChe1.pri, whole genome shotgun sequence genome segment TATCTGAGATACCTTTATTAGTCTACTGTCATATCGCATATTATCGCTGTGTTGCTaccacagccctgctcagtCTCTGAAAGGGTGGTATGATGTGGtaggctgcagcagagagaaCAAGGCTCATCAACCCTGACGTCTACTCCAGTCTTTTATTCCTGTCCCATTGTGTGTCCATCACTGGTTTTTAGCTCTACgcagccattttttttctatgacaAATGTTTTTACTTCCTGCCCTTGCTTGATTAAACTTTTCACCAGTTGTATTTGTGTTTGCAGAGTATGTGTTGCTATGCATTCATTTCACCACCTCCACACCTCAGAGCATTGGCAACAATCACTTACgttctttaaacaaaaatgctgttaaCTCTTTGCATCcaatgcaagaaaaagaaacatcagcatTATGGATTGTGACTAGACAATGATTTTGACATAAGAGCCTGTGCACTGTAGGAGGCAAAGGAGGGACAGCATCACCTGGGAAGACATATAAGAGTAGACAACACTCTTATGTTAGATAGACAGAATTGTGGTTCCCTTTGTTTGCTCCTTACTTTGTGGGACTGTAATTATTAGCAACAAATGAATATACTTGTCCAACAAAAGCTGGCACACAATGGGGAGGAGAGTGGGTGGCAGAGCAGCAagctgtttgtgtgtgtttaaataACAAGTAGCTAAGGCCCTAATAAGCCTCAAGAATATGTGCTGTAGCTCCTGGGTTTTGAAAGATCAATGATACAGTCAATTGCCGAGCACTGACAACAATTTCCTGCTTTTGTATCAGCTATCAGAAAGAAACTGCCCACCCAAGGCTTTGGCAGATTGTGCTGGGGCCCAGGAGAggtgcttgctttctttcaggcTGCATTGCTGGGGCTGAACACCACCTCTTGCCCTGTCAGTCATTTAATTAAGACCTGTCTATCAGATATGGCAGGTGCAGCTTGCAGTGTCAGCACCCAATATCTATATATTAGTatcctgctgcttcccaaatGGAAATGTGCAATAGCCTTAATGAGAGTTTGCTTCCCTGTTTGCTTTTGTTCGAAAGTATTTGAACAATTTACAgacaggctttttttgtttgtttctttgattaGATTTCATTTACtcctttatatttatttcaaagaggGCATTGTTACAAAAAGCTCCAAGGACAGTCTGTGCTGTTTTCCCTACTCCATAATTTTCTCCttacaatttttcttcaaagactgAATAATACACTATTCAATGCTTTGAAACTGCACTCTGCTAATGGAAACATTGCCTGGAGCTCCTTTGAAACAGTGGTTCAAACCAGCCCACAGCTCTGAGCAATCTGTGAGATGGGCACTGAAAGTCCCCGGATAATGGCGTGTCCTGGCAATTTTGGCATTTATGGGAGTTATTGCCACAAAGATTTTAGTCTTCTTGTGCTAGGCCTTTTGAGTTTCAGCAGGGTTTGTCCTCAAAACGTTGCCTAATGCAGTGTTTCAGGACTGGCAGAAAGTCCTTACGCAGAATTGCCTTGTCCCTGGATGTCAGGACAGGTCCTTCAGATGGTTTGGtctgtctttctctcttctgtcttGTTTGGTTCATTCCCAGCTCGCTTTGCCTCCTGTGTCCCTGCTTTCCTGCCCACTAGTCGTGCAGGCACTGCTATTCCCGTGGGCATCCTCATTTCAGCCCCACGCCGAAGTCCCTCCCTCCATGCTCTTTGCTCTTTGCCTTCCCAAAGCCTGGCCTCGTCCCAACAGCACCCTATCCATCCGTTGTTCATCttcagttcctcctcctccacaatttattttcacattctAGTTTATCACTTCAGAGAAAGCCTTGGCAAGAAAAGTCAGTGAAGGTTTGTACTAACCggtcatttatttcagtaagcaCTTTTTGGCAACAGTCTGGTGCTTTAGCAGTCATTTATACCTGCCAGAGAAAGTGTGCGGGGAGCCGCCAGCATGGAGTGAGCTCCTGAGACTTGCCTGAAAGTCCTGTGGGGCGGGCACGTTTCTTGAACTCTCGGCTCTGGGAGTGCCGCGCTCATTTGGGAATCTGACTTTTAGCTTTCCACGGTGCATGCCCTAAGCTCCCGTGACgatgggggaaaaagaaaaaaaaccacaaaaccaaaagcccaGGTGATGCTCGAGCTAGGCGCTCGCATCAGAGCACCCCCGCCAGGCTCCCGTTGTCGAAGCGCCGCTCGAAACCCGTGCCCGGGCCCCGGAGGGGGCTGAccggccaggctggcagcccgGCGGCGCGGGCAGGCGCGGCTCCTTGCGCTGCCGCAgcggcgcggccgcccgcccgccgcctaCAATTCCCGGCGTGCCGCAGCCACCGCCCGGCCGCCGGAgggcccgcccgcccgccgcgcctcGGCACTGCCCGGCTGGGCTCGGCTGGGctcggcgccgccgccgccgcccctgccctgccctgccccggggcGCTGGCCGcggcgccggcggcggcgggcgggaggtaggtgcgcggggcgggcgggccagccgccccgccgggcaggTGGGAGCCCcgcgggcgggaggcggcggcggaggcGTGCTCCTGCCTGCCGGGGCGTGCGTGTGTCTGTGCGTGTCTGCGCGCCTGTAACCTCTGTACCACTCGGGTCACACAGCTGCGTGTGGATCCAGCTACTCCCGCGCCGGCAGGATCGCATTTCCTAGCGTGGCCGGTTCCCGCTGAAGTCCCGGGAAGACCGTGAGTGAGCAGCGTCTGTTATCGATCATGTATATGCTATAGGCGCACATGTGTTTTCTACGCATGCAACACATACATCGAGGCTGCGGGCTTCTCCTAATGACACCGGGCATCGGCCTCGAGGGGGGTGGGGCGCGGCAGAAGGGGGTAATAACGAATTAATTGCAGATGAGAAGCAATATCCGTCTTTGAGTCATCAGTCTTTGAGGCATAATTTCATTCTGAAAGCTCTTAATCGAACGGGAGATCTGCTATAGGAAAGCGCTGCTTTTCCCATAGGATTATCAGATTTCCACCGGAGAATACAGATCCTGGATTATCGAGCTACACGGGATTTGCGTGTTTCTTTCTAATTAGTCTTTGAATCTGAGttttaaattcttcatttggaagggggtgggggagttaCTTGTTTCTAAAAGAACAGACGTCTCTTTTCTCTGACATTTTACAGGGTTATTGCAGTTATCCTGTGCTCTGTAGATGACTTACTGCCTTAATTGGATATTGGTGTCAAAGGTTGATTAGACTTCCTAATAGATTTTGGATCTGCAAGAGGATTGCACTTGTAAATGCGTAGTTAAAACAATCATGTTTGCCATCTCCTCTCAGACAGCTGAGAGGAAGACTGATGTATTGCATTTACGTTATCTTCTCTTCGGTTTATTAATGTATCATCGTGAGGTTgtcaggtttggttttgttgttgttttcttttttttcttcccccctctgCTATTTCATTTGCAGACCGAAAAGAAATGAATGTCAGAGAGGATTTGTTTAATCATTTAACAGCTGACACAAGCCATGTCCCTAACAAAACGTTGGTGAAAGAGTAGAAGATTTCTGGGATATAGCAGCTCCGGCACCGCGAAGCCGCTTCGGCAGGTCAGGGACAGCGTTTGCTGAAGGATGCGGTAGCCCAGGAGTCGGGGCTCGCCGGGACGAGGTCGATGGCTTGCATGGAGCTTCTCTACCTGGCCgaggagagcaggcaggcacCCCTGggcgctgctgctggctggagcctgccctccccgccctgtgagcagcagcagtgtgaggGGGGTGAGATGGACCCTAGAGCAGCCGCTGCCGTGGCAGCCCTGCACTGCAAAAGGCATTGCAAGCCCTTGCAGAGGGGGCCTGTGGCTGAGCcccccctggcaccccagcctTTCCCCCAGGAGGACCCTgcaccccccagcacctgccagccctgccagccgcCCGAGCGCTTGCCCGGGGAAGATGAtagagggaagaagaaagcctgctgctgtgcccaggaaCTTGAGACATCATTCACCTATGTGGATGAAAATGTAAACCTGGAGCATGCAAGAAATCCCCCCAGTCCTACAAGCAGCCACTGCCAGGATGCCCATCTGCAGCAGCATTCCTTCAGGGAGCTGGCACCTGGGTGGGTGCACGATTCTCCTTCGCTGGTCTCTGAGGAGGACGACACAGCCTCGGAGGCGGTGGCAGGGAAATCCGTGGACTACGGGTTCATTAGCGCTATTTTGTTCTTGGTTAGTGGCATTTTGCTGGTGATCATTTCCTATGTGGTACCCAGAGACGTGACTGTGGATCCCAACACTGTGGCTGCCCGGGAGATGGAGAGGCTGGAGAACGAGAGCGCTAGGATCGGTGCTCACTTGGACCGCTGTGTTATTGCCGGGCTGTGTCTCTTAACCCTGGGGGGCGTGGtgctctccagcctgctgatGATGTCCATGTGGAAAGGGGAGCTGTACCGGAGGAGCAGGTTTGCGTCCTCCAAGGAGTCTGCAAAGCTGTATGGGTCTTTCAATTTCAGAATGAAGTCTGGTGCAAATGATAATATGCTCGAGCTATCATTAGTTGAGGAAGATGTGCTTGCCATAGATAATTAGTGTTGTCATGATTTTTAAGGCAGCATTTCCACAGGAAAATACgtttcattaaagaaaacagatgcagCTAAAGATAGCTGGTGATGCAGTTTATTTGTCTgacaagaatgttttttttcttaagctttaTAATCGAATGTTTGCAGTATATGAGCACTTGTTGTAAAGGGAAAATGTGCCAGAGAAAATGCAACTgatacaaaataatgaaaactacTGAATAAAAAGAGATTTGTGATAAGTAGGTTCCTCAGATACTCATTTATCCTAATATAATACATTCCAGTTGTCTTCTTGCctatataattttcttattacTCCCATATAGAACAGGAGCGACCTTGACACTTCGGAAGCTGTTAATTATTGCAGCCTGCAGGATTATTAACAGTCTGCTTGGTAGACTGTTAAGAAGCAGGACCAATAATCAAATAGTAGGGTTAATATTTAATTGAGATGCTTTTTTATCCTTTAATTTTAAGCTGATTTTTCCTCTGCTATCGAGTGAGACctaagggaaaaaagaacagcacTTGGTTGTGACTTGCCACAAACCTACCATATTTTCAAACAATTGTACAATTAGTgatgattatttaaaatataaaataagagGCAAAGGGCAGGGAACCATATGGCTTATGGTATTGGTAGAAGACAAAAGGCTCTTTCAGCCTGAGGTCAGTGGCTCCATTTCAGTTCAGATTAGCAATGATTGATAGTCATTAACTTCTGATAGCTATAGTGACCCATATAAAAGAAGTTTAGTTCCTGGGGGACAGATGTCTTTGTATGAAAACCGCCATAACTTGAATTAACTGACCTCTTGTTTGGAGTGTCAAAAGACCCAAAGAGTGAAAAAGCTTGGGGATGCTGAGCCTGAATACTTTTCCTTCAGTACGGATGCCAGAAGAAATtcaagctgagctgcaggactgTGCTTATACAGGGGCTGTCTGCATCTTACTAGTCCTTTTGAAACTTCAGTTTTATGTCACTAGGCTGTCAGCCTTCTCATAACCAGCAAGGAAAGGTCAGGAAGGAGCTTTCTGGGGCTCGTTCAATAGAAACcaatttatctgaaaaaaataaattgacaGGAAATGCAAAGGTTAAATATCAGGCAGTTTACTGGCTGACATGAGACTCACTGAACATAGGGAATGATCAAGGATACATGCTATTACTCACAGTTCTGTGGCACAGTAGCCAAAAACCTGTACCACTAATGCTATTTATTATCAGCCATTTTCTATGGAACATTAAAGTTGTGTTCTGGCAGTGCTGAGAAAACCAATAAAGACTGTTGTATGCACCACTGTCAGTGCTTACTGAACAGTggttaatatatatatatatatttatatatgtgtcCTGttaacatatatatgtatgttaatacatacacacacacacacacacacacacacacacacacacacgcatgtcCCTGCCAAAGCTAAATGTGAGTGAAAGAGCTCTGTCTGTACAGTCCCTGACTTCTGAGTCTTGGTAGAAACATGTGACGCTATCACAGCCTTGTCAGTTGCAAGTTAAATCTCAATcaggaatataaaatattttttaaatgatacttttttttccactgtgacATATCTGAGAAGAGTTCACTTGGGAAAGGTAGAGGACATCTCCTTTGTATGTCCCCTTTACCCAGGAATATGTGGCAGCAGAAGGTTCAGAATAACAAATGGCAGGTGGAAACATAGGGTCCTCACATGGAGAGACTGAACGCTATTTTGCAGTCTGGTTCCTCATTCCCTCTTCTCTGACTGTTCATGTCAGGAGACTAATGCAGCACCTCAGTCTAGCGCTCGCCTAGTTCAGTCCCTCCTGCTCGCCAGCCATGGGTGCTGGTACAGATGCCTTCGACCGAGGGCCCGAGAAGCTGCACTGCTCCAGGTTCATGCCTTTGGTCACTATAAATAGCATAGCGTGGTAGCCAGGCTTTAACATTGGCCCTGCAAAAGAGATGCTGCTTCAGATGTTGTCTGCTCTAACCGCCAGTTTAGTTCCGTGTTATTTGGTAATTAGCCTTATtaggtggtgctgctgcctagTAGCTGATTTTGCCAGCTTATGTCATGATGCTGAGAGTGTTTGCAGGCAGGAACTCAACAGCAGCCAGCATCTCCACAGTGATCTTCGGAGAGCTTACATCCCTCTGGGTGTGTCATCAGGGATTCAGGATTGAATTTCTAGggtaaataaatggaaaagctTCCAGATGTAAGGAGAAGACTTCAGCCTATTGTGATCGGTGAGAGTGAGGAAGGAAATAGCCTGAGAAGCAGGACACAGAGGAAGAAGACCCCTTCTTAGCTGGCCTTTGCCTGCTAGTGGGTACGTGGGCACTGCCTGTAGGACCTGACACATGGCTTGAGGTGGGGCAGTGGGGACAGTGCTGCCTCCCATCCTACCCCAAGGATGAGGGGTCCAGGGAAAGCCATGCCAGGTGAGAGGGCAAACGCTGCTGAGCTGAGTACAGCATGACTGTGTGGGACAGGGAGCAGATGTTGCAGGGGATAAAAGCCCTTTCAGCAGCCTGGCCCCTGATGGGAGTCGCTATACTCACCTATGCGGTAGAAGCTCTAATACTGAGTCTGGTGGTTTTGAgagctattatttttattttttaatgatacaTATGCATAAAATCAAAGTACATTCCATTATTGCAGAAAGATGACAGCTAAAGCTGTAAGGATCACAGATTCCTTGTAGGAACCATGGCATGCCTTAATGCTGATTATTAGCACTAGAAAAGGGAACGCTCCCCTGACTGTCAGTATGTTATTATCAACTGAGAAGTTTTCTGACACTTTGTAAAATGCCTGTCACAGATCATGAGCCTGCAATACTTAAATGAACctcaaattttccttttccaaaaaaaggaaacataagTCAACCTAATAACCTAAGTGTGCACTGCAGAAGTGCGAGGAGTAAGAAAATTTAAGTAATAGGACTAACACGGTTTCTTTATTTTGGTGTTAGTGTGCACTATGAAAGAGGCGAAGGCAGGCATTTGGAGTGCAGGAGTTTAGCAGGTAAAAACTCTCAGGATGTTTCTCTGATCACCCAACAAGATACCTTTACACATTACAGGACTGGGCGGGTTGGTGGTGCGATATAAAACCTCTGGACTCTCAGGTTCTCGTGCTGTGTGGTGCAACAGAGACCAAAACACTCACTTTCCGGTGGCCAGTGGTGGAAAATGAATGTATTAGCTCACTGTCTGGTGAATGAGCCTTCGCATCGTTCACCTTGCACAAGGTGGTACCAAAGGCTGAGGCCAAGGGAAATTAATTGCTCTGTCGTGCACCCTCGCAATTTGATTTCCCCTGCTcaaaatttaaatgctttaagggtacaaatgtaagaaaaattgttggttctttttgtttgttcgttACGCCTGGGCTAAGGTTGTTGTGTGGATCACTGGAGAGCTTTCTTCTTTGGGGATCTAAATTTAGAGGTGTCCCAGTGTTTTAGGTGCTCCCTGAAGTACCCCAGAAATGTATCAGGATTTGTGCCGTTAGTCAGTTTATATCTGACCCACCCTGAACAGCAAAACCggacatttttccattttctaccTCATGACACGCCTGCGGGCCGAGCCCTGGCCTGGCCTCAGCCTCCCCGCTGGGGGAGCACGGGAGGCCTGCAGCTGGGCCCGGTGCCGGCGGCCTGCGGCTGGCTCCCCGCTGTTCACACAGCTCTCTGGTGGCCCCTTCGCCCAGTTCCTTTTCCTCGATCAGATGCTTGTGGCCGAGGCTGGCCGGTTGGGATGTACCTGGCACCTGCTGGGAACTCTCACCACACAGGAGGCCCGGCGCCCAGCGTGGCTGCCAGGCCTCGCGTTCTCACTGCCAGCCTGaagccagccccacagcagaaCTGTCTGAGACTCTTAGGAGGCTACCCTGGGttgttgctgtttctttatATGTTTACAGGTTTTTAATCTTTGTAATTCTTTTACAAATCTGTCTGTGATGAATATAAAGTTTACCAACTGGGAAAGCAATGGGTTTAATCTTGTAAAACTCCCTTTTTGACCCGCAACAGGGTGAAACGTCACAGTCCCTCATGAGCTTTTCAATAGTGCATTTGATGCCTTATTATAATAGCAGCAGCATTCTgtacagactgaaaaataaaaaataaaaccctatAAAGCTGAGCGCTGTTGTCATGgtcctctttcctcctcactGAAAGGCTGGTGGAAGTGGCTGGCGCTTCCTCTCCGTGCCATGGGCACAGCCCCTCGCCCTCAGCCTCCAGGAGCCATGGCAGAGCCCATGCGGCTGCACCAGTGCACGGAGCTCATCCTGAGCTCCCCCAGCCACCACggccctgccagctgctccttcccagccagaAAGTGCCAGGCAGTGCAGGATTTGTAACTGTGCTGTGCCAGCGTCCCACCTCACTCTGTGTAAACAAAGAGGGAGGGTGGGACCAGCCGGGGCTGTGTGAGCAGGCAGCGGGGGGGATCACTTCAGTACCATGTCCTCACTGCAGCCTGGCTTGTCCGTGGTCGGTGCAGGATggcagggctggtgccaggCCCAGAGCCAGCCACAATGATGACAAGTGGGCACGGGGTCCCCAGAaagcggtggtggtggtgggtggtgtggggagaggcaggagcGGTACTCCTGGAGAGCAGCTTCACCTTCCCTTCCAGGAGGGACACCAGCATGGCTGTGCCAGAGTAGGGCAGCGATGGGGAGGTGCTGGTGCCAGAAGCTGAGTAGGACGTCCAGGGAGCCACagtttgcttgtgttttttgtttcttccagatCCCCAGTGTGTCTCCAGTTAAGCACCTTAACCACCTTTGACAATCTCTACTCCCTCCTAAATGCAATACGAAGGTATGCCATGCAGGTTATGCCTTGTCATGTCACTTTTCATTCCAGTGTGATGAGATCAGACCCTTTCCTGCCACTGTCACGTGAATCAAAGCGTGGGTGGGAATGCTGCGGTGGGTGTGGatccaggctggagcaggggctgtcTGCTCTTATTTTCCAGAGTGCTTGGTACAACAGGGCCCCGATTCAGAATTCAGATTTCAGGCTCTTACTGCTATAGCAGTAATAAATGTGTCCCTGAGGTGGCTGAATTGGCTGCAGTAACATTGCATTGGTGCCAGACATAGCCTATGGTTTGCAACCAATGGTTAGTAAGAGGTTAGGAGAGTAGGTGTATTTATAGATGTGACAATCCATTAGCTTAAAGATGTGGAAGGCTTTCTAACTGAAAGCAAACACTAACATCATTGTTACTCTTTTTACAGGATTCTTTTTAATCATATCTTTTTAAGTTTTGAAGGATTAATCATCATGTACTATATTCACAGGGACACTTTTTCCCCATGTTTATAAGTTCTGGCAAGGTCAAGAGTCCTGTAGACTACAGGGAGGTGAGACTTCTTTGAATTTCTTATCGGTTTAAATTAAATTGGGGCTGTTGAAAATTTGCATAAAACCAGACAAGAACCTCTTCTTTGAAGTGAACCTAGTTAATATTTGTGTAAACATAAGTGTGGTGCCCACTGTAGAAAGTCAGCCAAATAATGCAGGATTATATTAGATTTTCAATACTAAACCACAGTTAAAATACTTGTGCAGATTTGCTGTATTAAAGCCTTGTAAAGAATTTTCTGCTCATCTGTGTGCAGGTTTGCCCACCTTTAGTATGGTAAAAATACTGAGGTATTACCATTAGCCGAGTTACATTACACAAGGATTTGGTCCTTGTGAATAAGGGCATTGCAATCTAACtcatatattttttattcacCTGCACCCAGTGTATAACCTGCAGACCAGGACTGACAGTGCTTCCATCTGCATTGGGAAGTGAGATACCATACAGCACAATAcataatgttttcaaaaaagatATCAAAGCTCTGTATAGAGTATATAGTGCCCTCCTATTACAGATGAAGTGAGTCACCTCCTTTGTCCAGAGAGCCTAGCTGGAGAGCTGAGGACAGAAAGCAAGGTCTCTTAAGTCACAAACTATCACTGCAGAAAGAGATTAATTATTACAGAACCCCTAGAATAAATTAATCCAAAAGGGacgacatttttttttctgaagaatgcCATTAAAGTTTGATTTCAAGTGAAAAAATCCTAGCAAAGTCAACCCAATCTAAATTTTGCAGGAATTTGGAGAAGGTTTTGcacatttaaagcatttttattatagtaagctttttttttaaggtttcaaAAAATCAATAGGCTTCtgttgaaataataaaacaggtATCTTTATATCAGCACAAAAGGCTTCTCTCTTTCCCATAATAATCTCTGCTTTGACAGATGTGTATGCAGGGAAATTTAGCTATTGTTGAATAAAACATTTCCAGAAGCAGAATTGATTAAGTCCcttttgtagagaaaaaaaatcaattatttccATTAGAAGTACCTAAAAGATGTTGATCAGCTAGAAATGTAAATGAAGTCCTTTAATCACTATTCTCCAGCTTTAGTGTATCCATCTACAGGAGATTGTCTTTTGTCTCTTTATAGCTTAAAATAAACTTGGTTCAACTCTAACATGAAGTAGCTTCCAACAAACTAGGCAGAGCAACTGTGCTCGAATGTAAATAGTACCAAGTAGATATCCTGACATTTTGGTATTGCTTTTCTCATGGATTAGTTCTTCATGAAATGAATCTATACTTGATAACAATATATCCAAGCTGGgaacaaaaatatattcaacTGAAAGGCAGGGTGGTAGAAAGTACGTGACTATTTCAAGCGTCtaagtattattttctaatttcatGTAATAAAGCCAGTACTTTCAAGATCTCTTGATTAGTAATTGTGAAGGGCTATTAAGGGTCATGGAGGGCTATGAATGGAAAGATGCAAAGTCTCTAG includes the following:
- the TMEM74 gene encoding transmembrane protein 74, encoding MACMELLYLAEESRQAPLGAAAGWSLPSPPCEQQQCEGGEMDPRAAAAVAALHCKRHCKPLQRGPVAEPPLAPQPFPQEDPAPPSTCQPCQPPERLPGEDDRGKKKACCCAQELETSFTYVDENVNLEHARNPPSPTSSHCQDAHLQQHSFRELAPGWVHDSPSLVSEEDDTASEAVAGKSVDYGFISAILFLVSGILLVIISYVVPRDVTVDPNTVAAREMERLENESARIGAHLDRCVIAGLCLLTLGGVVLSSLLMMSMWKGELYRRSRFASSKESAKLYGSFNFRMKSGANDNMLELSLVEEDVLAIDN